The Medicago truncatula cultivar Jemalong A17 chromosome 4, MtrunA17r5.0-ANR, whole genome shotgun sequence genome includes a region encoding these proteins:
- the LOC25492963 gene encoding transcription factor MYB106: protein MGRSPCCEKVGLKKGPWTAEEDQKLIAYIEEFGHGSWRALPAKAGLQRCGKSCRLRWTNYLRPDIKRGKFSLQEEQTIIQLHALLGNRWSAIAAQLPRRTDNEIKNYWNTHLKKRLTRMGIDPTTHKPKQDHSPGSSTSQYTKDSANLSHMAQWESARLEAEARLVRETNKLKVQRQLEFESSKPQPPARLFLNKITPLIQPSLPPCLDILKAWQSSWSKPTTKDDSNNNNNKMHSMYAMMLSNDDLESPTSTLNFPGTTLLPLPLSVPMTNNNIEPFNQSLLPLTNSTNNDDDDHDDDDEIWKQFNLTKHNTEGGHGHDNNNTMLNFQQDDDIMAAVEAFRASGGFDNNINTPPISTNVLQVLEGGNQENLDGSMMCNVNLEENKHYWNSILGLVNESDDMNSIL, encoded by the exons ATGGGTAGGTCACCTTGTTGTGAGAAAGTTGGATTGAAGAAAGGACCATGGACTGCTGAGGAAGACCAAAAACTCATAGCTTATATTGAAGAATTTGGTCATGGAAGCTGGCGTGCATTGCCTGCAAAAGCTG gGCTTCAAAGATGTGGAAAGAGCTGCAGACTAAGATGGACTAACTACCTTCGACCAGACATAAAAAGAGGAAAGTTTAGTTTGCAGGAAGAGCAAACTATTATTCAACTTCATGCCCTTCTTGGAAACAG ATGGTCAGCAATAGCAGCACAACTTCCAAGAAGAACAGACAATGAAATCAAGAACTACTGGAACACACACCTCAAGAAAAGACTAACAAGAATGGGAATAGACCCAACAACTCACAAACCAAAACAGGATCATTCACCTGGAAGTTCCACTTCTCAGTACACCAAAGACTCAGCTAACCTCAGTCACATGGCTCAATGGGAGAGTGCTCGTTTGGAAGCAGAAGCAAGACTTGTTAGAGAAACCAATAAACTGAAAGTTCAAAGACAACTTGAGTTTGAATCCTCCAAACCACAGCCACCTGCAAGACTTTTTCTTAACAAAATCACTCCACTCATTCAACCTTCACTTCCACCTTGTCTTGATATTCTCAAAGCATGGCAAAGTTCATGGTCCAAACCAACAACAAAAGATGActcaaacaataacaacaacaaaatgcatAGTATGTATGCTATGATGTTATCCAATGATGATCTTGAATCTCCAACATCCACTTTGAACTTTCCTGGAACAACCTTGCTTCCTTTACCTCTTTCTGTTCCTatgacaaacaataatattgaACCATTCAATCAAAGTTTACTTCCTTTAACCAACAGCACCAATAATGACGATGatgatcatgatgatgatgatgagataTGGAAACAATTCAATTTAACTAAGCATAACACAGAAGGTGGTCATGGTCATGATAACAATAACACCATGTTGAACTTTCAGCAAGATGATGATATTATGGCGGCTGTGGAAGCATTTAGAGCAAGCGGTGGTtttgataataatattaacacCCCTCCTATTTCAACAAATGTTCTTCAAGTTCTTGAGGGTGGTAATCAGGAAAATTTGGATGGAAGCATGATGTGTAACGTGAATCTCGAGGAGAATAAGCATTATTGGAATAGCATACTTGGTTTGGTTAATGAATCTGATGATATGAACAGTATCCTATAA
- the LOC25492965 gene encoding neurofilament medium polypeptide: MSTPPNPSENPKSDAKPSDPLRDQPPPESPEPETAAEGEEEEEEGECGFCLFMKGGGCKDTFINWEDCVKEAEDKNEDLVEKCAEVTAKLKQCMDEHSDYYEPILRAEKHAEEQVTIELEKEKQDLAAAAAENQQEAPSNQKDRELESTSISTPSKQAEKEQPAPEAPKAENKEEEGDCGFCLFIKGDSCRDTLVEWENCVKEAKEKKEDLAEKCSGVTTRLLQCMDSNSDYCKPIIKTEKRVEEQAPSHSNQIDRELEAPKAENGEEEEGECGFCVFMKGGGCRDTFVDWENCMDEAEKNKEDVVEKCSQVTDLLKQCMDSHSDYYGPILMAEKHIEEQAAIDLEKEKLDSVTSNK; encoded by the exons ATGTCGACGCCGCCGAACCCATCGGAAAACCCCAAATCCGATGCCAAACCATCAGATCCTCTTCGCGATCAACCACCACCGGAGTCTCCCGAACCAGAAACCGCCGCCGAAGgcgaggaagaggaagaagaaggagaatgCGGATTCTGCCTATTCATGAAAGGAGGCGGTTGCAAAGACACGTTCATCAATTGGGAAGATTGCGTGAAAGAAGCTGAAGACAAAAATGAAGATCTTGTTGAAAAGTGCGCTGAGGTTACTGCAAAATTGAAGCAGTGTATGGATGAACATTCGGATTATTATGAACCGATTCTTAGGGCGGAGAAGCACGCTGAAGAACAGGTTACTATTGAATTGGAGAAAGAAAAGCAGGATTTGGCGGCCGCCGCCGCCGAGAATCAGCAGGAAGCCCCTTCAAATCAAAA AGACCGTGAGTTGGAGTCAACGTCAATTTCAACGCCCTCAAAGCAAGCCGAAAAGGAGCAACCAGCTCCGGAGGCTCCGAAGGCAGAAAACAAAGAGGAGGAGGGGGATTGCGGGTTCTGCCTGTTCATTAAAGGAGACAGTTGCAGAGACACCTTGGTTGAATGGGAGAATTGTGTGAAAGAGGCgaaggagaagaaagaagacCTCGCTGAAAAGTGCTCTGGGGTGACTACTCGTTTGTTGCAGTGTATGGATTCCAATTCCGATTACTGCAAACCCATCATCAAGACCGAGAAGCGCGTCGAAGAGCAAGCCCCTTCTCATTCTAATCAAAT CGACCGTGAGTTGGAGGCTCCGAAAGCAGAAAACGGAGAGGAGGAAGAAGGTGAGTGTGGGTTCTGCGTGTTCATGAAAGGAGGCGGTTGCAGAGACACCTTCGTCGATTGGGAGAACTGCATGGATGAGGCAGAGAAGAACAAAGAGGACGTCGTTGAAAAGTGCTCTCAGGTCACTGATCTTTTGAAACAGTGTATGGATTCTCATTCCGATTACTACGGACCTATCCTCATGGCAGAGAAGCACATTGAAGAACAAGCTGCCATCGACTTGGAGAAAGAAAAGCTAGATTCAGTAACCAGTAACAAATAA